One Lutra lutra chromosome 7, mLutLut1.2, whole genome shotgun sequence DNA window includes the following coding sequences:
- the AEN gene encoding apoptosis-enhancing nuclease produces MVPQEGRESVQCPCPSLASLQAKDALRRKHKRKSRQHQRFMARKALLQEQGLLSVSPEPWSSPPPTPSGALPGTEGTSGRTQRPRNEPGGASWSRKPTPRESAGPWPSKCVAIDCEMVGTGPRGRVSELARCSVVSYHGDVLYDKYVRPEMPIVDYRTRWSGITQQHMRKAIPFQVAQKEILKLLKGKVVVGHALHNDFQALKYVHPRSQTRDTTYVPSLLQQPGLHTRTRVSLKDLALQLLHKKIQVGQHGHSSVEDATTAMELYRLVEAQWERRQAGSLPPRPEDRDPDSSTDVEQYMEDQYWPEDLAQGTCGGTGEPQDRRE; encoded by the exons ATGGTACCCCAGGAAGGCCGTGAGTCTGTGCAGTGCCCGTGCCCTTCCCTGGCTAGCCTGCAGGCCAAGGATGCGCTTCGGAGGAAGCACAAGAGGAAGAGCCGACAGCACCAGCGATTCATGGCCCGGAAGGCGCTGCTGCAGGAGCAGGGGCTGCTGAGCGTGTCCCCAGAGCCGTGGTCCTCCCCACCGCCTACGCCGTCGGGGGCACTGCCAGGCACTGAAGGCACCAGCGGCAGGACGCAGCGTCCAAGGAATGAACCGGGAGGTGCttcatggagcaggaagcccacccCCAGGGAATCCGCGGGGCCCTGGCCCAGCAAGTGCGTGGCTATCGACTGCGAGATGGTGGGCACTGGACCCCGAGGGCGGGTGAGCGAGCTGGCCCGCTGCTCTGTGGTGAGTTACCACGGCGATGTCCTCTATGACAAGTACGTCCGGCCAGAGATGCCCATCGTGGACTACCGTACCCGCTGGAGTGGCATCACTCAGCAGCACATGCGCAAGGCCATCCCCTTCCAGGTGGCCCAGAAAGAG ATCCTCAAGCTCCTGAAGGGCAAGGTGGTGGTGGGGCATGCGCTCCACAATGACTTCCAGGCCCTCAAGTACGTGCACCCTCGGAGCCAGACCCGCGACACCACTTACGTGCCCAGCCTCCTGCAGCAGCCCGGCCTCCACACTCGCACCCGGGTCTCTCTGAAGGACCTGGCCCTGCAGCTGCTACACAAGAAGATCCAG GTCGGCCAGCATGGGCACTCGTCGGTGGAAGACGCCACAACGGCCATGGAGCTGTACCGGCTGGTGGAGGCGCAGTGGGAGCGGCGGCAGGCTGGCAGCCTCCCACCCCGCCCCGAGGACCGGGACCCGGACAGCAGCACGGACGTAGAACAGTACATGGAGGACCAGTACTGGCCGGAGGACCTGGCCCAGGGCACCTGTGGAGGAACGGGGGAGCCACAGGACAGAAGGGAGTGA